TTTAATGTCTGAATAAGTTTCATTTTGGATTTTGCAGGAGGGATGCAAGACTACAACTACATACATGGAAACTGTCTGGAAATCACCATGGAGCTGAGCTGCTGCAAGTACCCGCATGCTACTGAGCTCCGTAAAGAATGGGAGCTGAACAAAGAGTCGCTCCTGGCCTACATGGAACAGGTAGACAACAATTACTACAATATATCAAGTCTGTAATACACTAGATTGGAGGCATATATAGAAACAATtcataaaacattattttaaattaatgctTACATTTATTTCCAAGCAAATGCTACGCAATTTTCATGATGACCTACCTTTGTAAAAATATTTCAGGTATGAACAATATTAACTAACACTCCATGAAAAACCCTCATTTGCATTCAGACTGTGTTTACTTAAATGAATATGATATCTTGAAGTgtgtttactttattttaatgaGATGGTCTATCCTAGGTCCATATTGGTGTCCGTGGCTATGTAAAAGATCATGTCAGTGGTTCAGCCCTCACCAATGCCAGCATAGTGGTGGCAGGCATCGGCCACAACCTGACCACTGGAAGATATGGCGACTACTACAGACTTCTGCTCCCAGGAGTCTACAACATCACTGCTGTGGCCACAGGGTGAGTAAGACCCTGTGAAGAGAATGTTATAAAATGCTTTCTTGGAATATACCTGTAATGATTGTAATTCctctttcaaaagaaaaaaaaaatattttagtcaACATgttgatgaatttttttttagatgtgagATGCTGAGCTTATGCAAGTACAATCACGAAAATTTCAGATAATAAATTCCATTTAAAACTTAACAAGTGCATTTTTCCATAAAAtgttatacatatattttagtAAATAAAGGTGTTTTAAGGTGGAACTAAAATACTTTATCATTATACAGGTACACATCAGTGACAGTCAACAATGTACAGGTCTTGGATGGAAATGCCACAGAACTTAACTTTGTCTTAGAACCAGTTGCCATCGAGTTAAATCTTGCAGTCAACGTCACTCTGACCACACCTTCCACGTCATCAACCACTGATATTCACACCTCCACCTCAAATACCAATAATACCCCTAACACCACCCAGTCCCCGCTGGTAACTTCAGTAGGAAATAAAAGAACAGCCACTCCATCGCCACCTGAGCCACTACCTGTTCAACCCCAGGAATTTCGCCACCACAACTATGCTGATATGGAGCTGTTCTTACGCAAGTACAGCAGCGAGTTCCCGTCTATTGCTCATCTTTACTCGATTGGCCGCTCGGTGGAAAGCAGGGAGCTCTATGTGATGGTCATCTCAGACAAACCCACAGTTCATGAACATGGTATATTAATTAAACGCCCACGATTGTGCCTCATAACAAACAAAGCCATTGTCTAAAAGGAATGTTAATTATGCTGTTCTCTCTTATTGCCTACCAGGTGAGCCTGAATTTAAATATGTGGGCAACATGCATGGCAATGAAGTGGTTGGCCGGGAGCTATTGCTCAACCTCATTGAGTACCTATGCCGTAACTATGGCACTGACCAGGAAGTCACCGAGCTGGTCAACAACACTCGTATTCACATTATGCCTTCGATGAACCCTGATGGTTATGAGGTGGCCAATGAAGGTAAGAGAAAATAAACAGTTTGCATTGCAACACACTTTAGGATATGATGCAAGGCAACATTTGAACTCACATTTCCATGCCTGTCTTTAGTTACTTGAGTTAAGGTGCAACAATACCGGACTGTAATTTGATCATCATGCTATGGTGATTGTGTAAAAGGTCATGGCAGCTATAAAGTGCTCTAGAGAGTTAAGAACAATTTACCTTGTTGTAtaagaattatttttaatttttgagaACATAGGTTATTCATCAAAAACAAATGCACAATTATAGGGTCTTTCCTTGTTTTcccttttgaaaatattttaatagttatttaaaatttttaaaaaggtgcaaatgtataaatataatcaactcaaaattagtattaatcttttttttttttttacgattatgctgattttgtaattgtggagtgtaccAATTGAAATTGgaatagaattttgattaattgcatagCCCTAGGCTAAAAATCACCACATGAATGAGTTTGTCTCCATACAGGTGATAGGAGAGGATACAGAGGgcgcaacaacagcaacaatttTGACCTGAATCGCAACTTCCCAGACCAGTTTCTGACCATCAAAAGTCCCAGGCAGCCAGAGACCATCGCTATGATGAATTGGCTTAAAAGCATCCCCTTTGTCCTGTCAGCCAATCTCCATGGAGGCACGGGCTGCTTGTAACAATTTACTACTAATTACTAAACTTGctgttttgtacttttttgtatATGTACTGTATTGGTCTATGTTTTGATATCTTTActgttgtctttgtgtgtaaGTAGGTTCTTTGGTGGTCAACTACCCCTTTGATGACGATCAAGAGGGCAAAACACTGTACAGCAAGTCACCTGATGACGAGATTTTTCAGCAGTTGGCTCGGACCTACTCACAGGTAACTAAATTGCTGCTTCATGCAGGTGGTGTTTCCTTGTGTGGTTTCATCTTCTAACAGAAATCAAAATAGGATGGAAGAGATTTGAAATAATTTTATGAGACAAAACGACActctgtgtcttttttttttttttttttttttcttgtgtgtgttctCATGCACTTGCAGGAAAACCCTTTGATGCACAGCGGGCACCCTTGTGTGAATATGTACCCTGCGGAATACTTTGCAGACGGCATCACCAATGGCGCCAGCTGGTACAATGTTGCTGGTGGGTTGATAGACACACGCAAAATAGTGAAAGATAAATGTGTGAAAGCCAAGAAAATGCTCACAAACACAAATGGTGTAATGATTTCCAATACAGGAGCTTTATCAAAAAGTCTGCCACATATCAAGACAGTGTTGTACAATTTGACAACGTAATATTTTGTTAGGTGAATCCTGATAAAGACTGAGTTTTGGTTTAGGCAGAGGATTTTCATTATCTTAAGTTGTGTCGGAAAAATCTCAGTAGATATGCAGTATTGTCGCCGAGTGTGCATTAAAgagaaagtcaaccttaaatgtTTCTCAACAAtagtatgttatatgtgacctcactagtctcggcatgacattctgattaatattacatttgtggaatatgagttacgtagcaaaatccagccatttttatgccagccacttgctgttgactgaagatgacatcacagttactcaggcaacgaccaatcacagctcacctgttttcttaagctgtcctgtgattggttgttacctgagacctgagcaactttgatatcattttcacacgacagcaagtggcaaaatggccgccatctgATATTGCTAGAAACTgtgagattttgctgcttaactcatattccactaatgcaatattaaccagaatattgtatttagactagtggtactgcatagaacatattattgtcaagaaatcttTTTTGGGTCGACTTCCCAATATGGTAAAATTCCAGGGGGCATGCAGGACTGGAATTACCTAAACACCAACTGTTTTGAGGTGACTATTGAGTTGGGTTGTGTGAAGTACCCAATGGCCAAGGATCTGCCTAACTATTGGGATCAGAATCGCCGATCTTTGCTTCAGTTTATCCATCAGGTaacaaacacatttgttaaatcaTTTTCCTCTTTATCACTGTTTTGTATTTACCATttgtacatgtgtgtgtgtgaacccCAAGGTTCACCATGGAATAAAAGGTACAGTCTCTGACATAAGGGACAGTATGGGGGTACCTAATGCCACCATTCAGGTACAGGGCATTGACCACAACATCACCACAGCTTACACTGGTGACTACTGGAGACTGCTCGTCCCTGGGACTTACTCCATCACTGCATCTGCCCATGGGTAAGATTTCAACATAGTACAATTCCTGCACAGGCACTTAAAAGatcgtctttgtttttttaagatatcAGTCTGTGACGACATATGCCACCGTGTCCAAGAATGGAGCGGAAGTGGTTGATTTCCGATTGACACGGCTTCACTCCCAACCAAATGGCCTGTCACCTTCTGGACCCCTGCCAACCCATAACCCATCTGAGGAGGAGTTTGAGAGCTTAATCAAAGACCTCTCTCTGGGCCAAGGTTTAGAACAGCTGGTCAAGAGTACAGACACAGACAACAGCTTCAACAGGTACAGAGGATACAAGGAGATGTCTGCGTTCCTTCGAGGACTAAACCTCAACTTCCCCAAAATTACATCCTTGCAGAGGTAAGGCGCCTTCCTGTGTTATAGCCACCTTGGACCACTTATTGCTGCAATACATTCTCAAAATATTCTTCATTTCTATTTAGTTTGGGCCATAGTGTTGAGTTTAGAACTATTTGGGCTCTGGAAATCTCAAACAACCCGGGAGAGTCTGAGCCCTCTGAGCCCAAGGTCCGCTTTGTAGCAGGGATCCATGGTAATGCCCCTGTGGGAACAGAGCTGCTTCTTGAATTTGCTGCCTTGTTATGCATCAATTATGGCAAAAACTCCGTCATTACAAGGGTGAGTTTGATTGGTATTGTACTTGTCTTGGCATTCCTATCTTTACTGCCAAACTCACCTCTTTGTCAAAATGTCCTTTGTGACATCAAAATAATCAGTCCCTTTGATAATCTGTTTTCCTCTCTTAGCTCATCAATGAGTCAACAATTGTTATTGTGCCGACGATCAACCCGGATGGAAGAGAACAAGCGGTGGAGAAACAGTGCACCTCCACCCAAGGCTTCAGCAATACTCATGGCAAAGATCTGGACGCAGACTTCTTTGGTcagttgcaatatttttttgttttgttttgttttggggttttttgaaCAAACACATCTGTCATGAGTAAACATTAAACTCATATGTATTGTCTTTTGTATATAATGCTCCATAGGCAATGCATCCCAGCGTTTGGTGGAACCACAGCCTGAAACCAGAGCAATGATGGACATGATATTAGATAAAGGTTACACACTGTCAGTGGCACTTGATGGAGGATCTCTTGTGGCTACTTACCCTTATGACAAGCCTGTCCAATCAGGTAACTCAACAACCTGCATAGTCTTTCACTTTTTATATGGTATCAACTCTTGCCTGTTCTATTATCGTATATACACTAACTGGGTAGAGCCGCCAAAGTGATCCAGTACAAGAGCAAAGTCCAAAATGTCTTTAAAGATTCTAAGGTTCAAATCAGGTTTTTAAATCACCTCTCTGCATGTTTCAGAGCACGACTACAAATAATTAACCTTCTTTTGAATGAATAGTTGACAGATATTGTGATTCCAAACAAAGCATTAGGTTGGTATATCAAAAATCCAGTTCTTGCACTAGAACTAATTACACGTGTGCTAATGTTATGTTCAATAAGTTAAATTGGAACGtagttgtatgtgtgtgtgattcATACAATTGCCTAAAACAGTACATTAGATGTCATGATAAACCGTTAGTGTTTTAATACTATTCCATTTATTGCTTTCAAAATTATTAAACCcatgcacattttattttagtagGCCATTATTATAGCACACATATACATCCCTTATAGAGTAAACCTACAGTGCATGAGATTAATAGTGATTTCTATTGATGTGTCCCCGATGATACGAGCACGTCTGTAGACTTTTTAGTTACATAATATAATTAGGTCACTGTGTCCTCACGGCCTAGATTGACTTGACAAGCTAAAAAGAGAACGTTATATAACTGCAAGTCTCCaaaacttggataaaaatatcACCTGAAAGCTGTTTGCTGCTCATCGTTACTGGATATCACTAatctctacatttttttttctttttttcagtggAAAATGAAGGCACGCTGAAGTACTTGGCCAGTGTTTATGCCAACAACCATCCCAAGATGCACCTTGGCAACACTGGATGTTCAAATAACGGCCAGGGTATgcttttttctacatttaattATCTGCTTGTCATGGTAGGGTTTTTTTCCACTCATATTTAATaggaaaaagatttttttttaaatgccgacATTGGACTTCTTTCAAATCATGTGTTCTTGTGCCTGAGTAAGCTCTGATATCTGTGCACACAATACAACTACAGAAATCATAgaattctatccatccattttctattatACTTATCCTATCCAACCTGACTTATAACTAGGTACCCCCAGGTACCTTGCCAacaattcacactcacattcacgccTGAACATGGACAATTTAGCCTCCAATTAGTCTTTGTatgaacatgcatgtttttggaatgtagaaGGGAGCTGGGATACCCAAAGAAAACCCACGCTAGCATCTGGAGAACATGCAGTGGCAGACCTCCAAACCATTTGTTTACGTTGCTGCctgaaataagaataaaaacaaagcttttGTCCAGTGGCCCTTACAAAATGTATATTGCACTAGTAGTGTATtgttttattgcaaaaaaactACACTTGTAAAAATGTGCTACATGGTGGAAATGTATTACTAAAATCTGAAATGTAGGGTAAGATctgatggcattttttttctcctttcagcCACCAACATTCCAGACGGAGTTATGAGGGCAGCTGAGAGACAAAGTCACATGGGCAGTATGAAGGTGGGTGTTCTTGTTGCTTCAAGTAGCTTCTGTCtggttttggtttaaaaaaaaaagggcaaatgtACAAAGGTTATATATTTAAAACGTTTTCCCTCAACTGTGATTAAATGCAAcattttaacttattcactcccagccattttcactgaagtaaaCCCCTTcagaagtataaaaaaaaagcatatttccgtttttgcatcaattagcattagaatatagctaagtttcatcattattcacaaacctgttaaaAACACAGGGGAAAagcgcttgttgcaacatggccctggctgacctCATGCtatgcttccacctgctggctgtttgcattaaaaaacttaaaaaaaaaaacatttttgggagtgaaggacaaagtatttaaaaaacgtatgtatacgttttggggtttgaatgccTTAATAGCTTAATGCCAGTCAAATGCAATAAATCACAACTGAAAGCACTTGGCCACCCAGACTCATTACAATCATCCATCAGATGCCTCTGGCTGATGCAAAGAAGCTGAATCTGACAGGCATAGTAGCTAACAaagaatgtaaacatttttcatctattTCGGGTTTCTAATGTTTTAAATTCCCTCTCAAAGACAATGTGAAGACATAAAACATCAAACCATACTGAAGACAAGCTGCAAAGATAATTTAAGTGGATGGAAAGTTTCTAGTATTATTCATTGATACACAATTGAGAAAAGCCATTTTTGCTTGAATAATATAGAACTTCAGATTCAATCCTATGTGCCTTCGTGTGTCTTCCAGGACTTCAGCATGGACTTTGGTCACTGTCCAGAAATCACCGTGTATACTGGCTGTTGTGTGTTTCCTCCAGCTGATCAGCTCGCCACACTCTGGGCAGAAAACAAGAAGCCTCTTCTGAGCATGTTGGTGGAGGTACGCTGCCTGCCTGAATTATTTTCCCAACCAGGCCCTTTCTGTACACCTTTATTGTATATCTTTTCAATATTCTTCATGTAGGTCCATAAAGGAGTGCGGGGAGTGGTGAGAGATAAAAGTGGAAAGCCCATTGTTGGTGCCATCATCGTCATGAATGGGGGTGTGAGAGTCTTCACTGCAGAGGGTGGTTACTTTCGTGCATTGCTGGCTCCTGGCAACCACAACATCGAAGCTGTTGCTGATGGCTACCAGCAGCAACGCCAAGaggtatacacacacacacacacacacacacacacacacacgcacgcacacgctcgTTAGGTATGACGTTTTCTTATACCTGGTATATAGTCCTAATGGTATTAAAaagttatttgatttttttccagtGGTTGAGTGATTGACTAAATATAAATGTAGCGCATATGGCTTCATATAATGAGCACCTTAGTATAACCATTGTAGTAAATAACACTTACAAAAAGCAGTTTGCTCATGAAGCCTACACTACGATAAATTCCTGCTTCCCCTTCTATTCCAAGACCTTTCGAATACACGATTGTTTTCTTTACTATTGTATGTTTtctttgattttcttttcttcttgattattgtcattttatttatgtagtaaaataatgttgatatattcgaaataaacatttcaaacaaacctctccatttttttttttcaaaattaaaaacaaaatcacataccatgcttgttaatttttttttaaagctgctcaatgcagGAAATAGAATTTTGAATTGCTACTGCCACATGTGGCCGAAAAATGACACTGCACAGCCCTTTCTCCACGTACTCTGCAttgcatgacatcacatccgtaaacagaaggaaaaaaatccgaatccaaatccagtctgaaaactattggccagaatTCCCAATGGGAatataaagcgctttgtgacagctaaggctgtttaaaagtgctatataaataaatatgacttgacttgactaagcTGTTATTCTGCTCATTACAATTGGTTTGAGTCATaaattgtcaaataaaaaggcgagtgtaaagatatttttgggcaaattgttacacAGAGcagctttaactcattcactcccagccattttcactgaagaaacCCCCTTCACTgccggctattttactggattttgactgattttgcaatgcccacagaatattgtgttccattgttataaaaacatggaacctatcaaaagaaagtttagagtctcttctttcctcaggaaaaaaaaaagcttatttctatctgtttaagATTTgaagcagttagcattagaatatagctaagattcatcattattcacaaatctgcttagaactatggagaaatcagcttgtttgcaacatggtccAGGTTGATCTCgtatgctctgctgccatctgctggccgtttttgtaataactaccattgcttcaatcgGTCTCTgcggttcagaggctgcat
This genomic stretch from Festucalex cinctus isolate MCC-2025b chromosome 13, RoL_Fcin_1.0, whole genome shotgun sequence harbors:
- the cpda gene encoding carboxypeptidase D, yielding MTHRRKSESTAEKLRMSLFFSFFCIAFHLGGSDASLHRTRSASTGETVENYDKYYNYVELTGRLRSYAQKYPYIANLSSIGQSVRGRELWVMRITKDPHLESPGKPRFKYVGNMHGDETVSRQVLVYLVEYLLTKYEEEPRITKLVNTTDIYILPSMNPDGFEASKEGECAGHRAGRNNANDKDLNRSFPDQFAQWTEKPESIPEVTAVIKWMQDKQFVLSGNLHGGTVVASYPFDDSATHEQQGHYSQSADDSLFRYLALVYSKNHPVMKTGRPNCPDTQDETFKDGITNGAQWYDVEGGMQDYNYIHGNCLEITMELSCCKYPHATELRKEWELNKESLLAYMEQVHIGVRGYVKDHVSGSALTNASIVVAGIGHNLTTGRYGDYYRLLLPGVYNITAVATGYTSVTVNNVQVLDGNATELNFVLEPVAIELNLAVNVTLTTPSTSSTTDIHTSTSNTNNTPNTTQSPLVTSVGNKRTATPSPPEPLPVQPQEFRHHNYADMELFLRKYSSEFPSIAHLYSIGRSVESRELYVMVISDKPTVHEHGEPEFKYVGNMHGNEVVGRELLLNLIEYLCRNYGTDQEVTELVNNTRIHIMPSMNPDGYEVANEGDRRGYRGRNNSNNFDLNRNFPDQFLTIKSPRQPETIAMMNWLKSIPFVLSANLHGGSLVVNYPFDDDQEGKTLYSKSPDDEIFQQLARTYSQENPLMHSGHPCVNMYPAEYFADGITNGASWYNVAGGMQDWNYLNTNCFEVTIELGCVKYPMAKDLPNYWDQNRRSLLQFIHQVHHGIKGTVSDIRDSMGVPNATIQVQGIDHNITTAYTGDYWRLLVPGTYSITASAHGYQSVTTYATVSKNGAEVVDFRLTRLHSQPNGLSPSGPLPTHNPSEEEFESLIKDLSLGQGLEQLVKSTDTDNSFNRYRGYKEMSAFLRGLNLNFPKITSLQSLGHSVEFRTIWALEISNNPGESEPSEPKVRFVAGIHGNAPVGTELLLEFAALLCINYGKNSVITRLINESTIVIVPTINPDGREQAVEKQCTSTQGFSNTHGKDLDADFFGNASQRLVEPQPETRAMMDMILDKGYTLSVALDGGSLVATYPYDKPVQSVENEGTLKYLASVYANNHPKMHLGNTGCSNNGQATNIPDGVMRAAERQSHMGSMKDFSMDFGHCPEITVYTGCCVFPPADQLATLWAENKKPLLSMLVEVHKGVRGVVRDKSGKPIVGAIIVMNGGVRVFTAEGGYFRALLAPGNHNIEAVADGYQQQRQEVVVSSYEAASAIIIEFDMDHSIFGLPREFVVATAAASMTALVVTACIIWCVCAAKSNRQKDGFHRLRQHRDEYDDEIRLTSMGSKKSLLAHEFQDESESDEETLYANKI